caatgactcgtattgagagacttgttgctcttgttggttgtaacggtttcaaattcttgtactcgctgtgaaatattttactgttgattgttttttctaccttgcactcttgtggggagtttcatgttgttcaattgtaacttgtttaactgcatgctcttatggttcttccctttggcacttatttggttttccacaatgtatgcttcatgttttggctgctcgcaatgtttggggctatctcgttgttatgatcagtgacctatgctcttttgtaaagctctctcttggaagtcgctttggataaaagcgtctgataaatgcgtaaatgtaatgtaaatgtacttgcctcggggagaatgtccctgtacttactgtaagttgctctggataagagcgtctgctaaatgactaaatgtttggccaatatttaaccccctacatcCACGACTCCGATTTTCTGGCTGGTCCGCTTGTGTTTCATGGGACAGTGCTGAGCTACATTTGATTGAAGCCCATGCTGAGCATGTTGTGATGCTATGGAAAGAGCATAAATAATAGTACATTATGCTTGCTATGAGCGCTACTGTAGCTGTTATCCTGTTAGTGTAAGAGCTAGTTGTCCAAAGCATATTACTTAGGGATCTACTAGTGTAACTACCAGCCAGTTTGCTATGCTAATTATATTCTACTCTAATCTATTGAAGTTGATACAATATACCCtacaccagtggttctcaattgGTCTAACCTTATTTAATTTCCGAACCATTATAATTTAATTTACAATAATAATACGTGCAGTGCCAGTTATTATTTGTGTTCTAGAAAGCCGAAAACCGACCCCCTGCCGAAATCTAACTTCCCTGCtcgtgaacacgcacacactctattGCTTGTAGAGATATTTGTATTCACTTCATTCTAAATTTGGCATAAGTTTCGCTGCTCTTACCAGATGAAAATATTCTGTAGGCCCTATTGGTGTCCTTAAATACAACAGTAAAAAATGTTTTCTGCATTTTATTATAGAAAATAATCGTTGTTTGTTCATGTTTGAAAGACGTGTAATGTGCAGTTTTCTCAATTGTAGGCTATTAGTCTATGAATACTCATTTATACAAAGTGTCTGCCAATATCGTCAACATCTTCCCCATGTCTTATATTTGAATGAGCAGGGGAGTTAGATTTCTGCAGGGGATCGGTTTTCGGCACAACACCAGCACAGTTTGGAGCCTACGCACATTTCTAAATAAAAGTGCACCATAGGAAGTTCGGTAACTTTTAAGAAATAAAAATTCAACTTTTGGACGGAGCAGAAGCACACGTCTGCGACCCTCTCCACACCAGCTACACATTACCATTATTAGACAAATGCAATATTAAACATCCCAGTACAATTGGCCCTTTCAATCTTGCAAAGATAGGTGTAAATGTTTTAATCCTTAATGTATTGTGTAAAATTACATTAAATGCTGATGTATTCTAAGCCAGGTAAGTAGATAATGCCCTTGAGAAGACTCTGAatcccaagttgctcccgattggGCAGGCTagcgccttgcatggcagctctgCCACCGTCGGTGTATGAGTGTGAACGGGTGAATGAGAGGCGTTTCTGAGTGcagctaaggtagaaaagcgctatataaatgcagccTATTTCCCATCTGTAATCTGACTGCTTAAAAAGTACTTGCAACACTAACTTCTTCAGAACAGACTTAGTGAAACACTGGCATTTACTGTAATCATCTGACAATTAAAAGGAAAGTAATTATAGTTACATTATtaagttgccatgtttgctaaatcagaatcagaacagAGTTTAAGTCAACAACTAATCATTCCGAATAAAGATTGTACCATGTAGCACCATACAAGccttaataacattatttgctGTGAGTGATACAACATTATCCAGCTGTAATATATGTAGCTATTATGAAGAGTGTGTATATCTCTGTGtacttgtttgtgtatgtgtttgcttgTCCATCCATGTTTTAGATGCACGTAACCCCAGCGTCTTCCTGGTGGTCACAGTTGTTGACACCCATGCCGTTGTGAGGGCAATCAAACACACTGGTTTCAGTGCCTCTGCATCGCAGGTCATCAAGCCAGATCTTACCCACTCCTGAGAAGATAAAAAATTCAGCGGAAACATGCCGCATATATCAGATTAACATAATAAAATTTAAGGACATAAGAGGATGGTTCAATTAACTTTCATTCATATACTTTGATTCCCATAGAAAAAACTAAACTAACAAAACGGAGGGAAGTATCCTTAAATCTTTTAGGTTATAGAGAATGGACTCACCTGGGTTGGCCGTGTAGACAGCACTGGCTCTGTGATACCCCAGCATCTTGCAGATCACGGTCCCATCGAGAGTATCAAAGCCATCGTCACACACAGTGCCCCAGACCCCCATGTTGAgcacctccactctccctcgaGGCCCCCCACCCACAATGCGCACAATTTCTGTTGTAGAAGAGTGTATTCAGAAAATTGCGTATGCACTCTAAGGATGCTAAGGATTCAAAAtaactgaaaagcactaaaacagCCCTATAGACAAAGTACAGGTAAAGAAATACTGCAATTTGCATACAACATTGTCTAAAAAAAGCCACGAACTTCCTCTTAAAAAGCTATGTACACACTGTGCAGTACATGCATGTGTTACTAAGGTGAAAGTTGCagaagtacacacactcaccagtatctgctctctctcccttctctccacgAGGACCTGCTGCTCCAGGATTACCAGCTAAGCCTGGAAATCCTCTCAGACCAAATAAGACATGTGGTATATAGTaagacttttacacacacatggatcacCTATATACtgttcacatacatatacatatactacatacacatactgtattTATACTCACCGTTGGTGCCATTAAAGCCTGAAGGTCCAATAGGTCCTAAAAGGTCAAATATTTTACTACTTTGCCAAGCATTATGGTACAGAAAATACATCACATTATACATTGTATACAGGACATATACAGCATATGTATATTGATATTGTCATTTAATCAAAGGTTGTTGGTATTGGTTGAAACTCACCTGGTGGTCCTCGTGCTCCAGGTATTCCCGATCTGCCGCTGTCTCCCTTCAGACCAGGTATTCCTGGCAACCCAGTAGCCCCAACTCCCCCTGAGCGTaccaaacatttatttttagcaATTGCCAGCCTGCAGTCTGCTGTGTTTGTACAGTCATTTAAAacatataaaagcatgaaactATGTAAAGAAACACATTCATCCACCAACATTAAAACATCAGTTTAGTTATACCATCATCCCCTTTATCTCCTTTGGGCCCATCTTTGCCTGGCTCTCCTAGAGATCCTATGCATAGACAAAGATGACAAAGATGATAAGAcagaaatatactgtatattattatatggcaacgacagtacgagcgttctgattggctaatgggtagtcatgccagcttGCGTATTGACTTCCTCGCCGGTCTGCGATCTGATACAGATACTTATTgccctctgacgtcatcttcaaaatgagcgacaTCTGGGAggtttactatccagatgaaaATGAAGAAATCAACAGCGacaaggaaattcttaactttctaaaatagcagaaaagtgtgaacacagagagtaaaacgacaagcgctaagcatattgctaggtttggttgctcagattggttgctaggcaacacctgaaacacaccgtgagaagacttgagagctgaacaaaacgacatgttttctATTTACAAttaccatttattttcatttacaaaatgagaagagctaaaaatgccatataataaacaacttactaacctcgaccgttcggtcatgccgggaaatatcaaactgaggctttaacGTCCAAGCGATAGCGAGATTGACCTCACTCTCTGTTAGTAAGTAGTTAAGCATACACTTCCTAGAACCATCCCCAGAGGTTCAATGGGTGTTAAAGGCACCAGTGCACATACCTGGTGATCCAGGATCCCCCTTTTCCCCTTTTGATCCTGGTCCTTGAGCCCCAGGGAAGCCTGGGTGTCCTTGGGATCCTTTGGGACCAACAGGACCTGCACCATGCAAAGAATCAAATGTGGTATTATATCTAGGAGAATGTTAAGACAAGCACCTGTTGTAACTTCACACTTCCTCAATCGCCTTTGTATCAAATCAAATAGCATTTGTATATATCTGTGCACTCACAACATATCTGATATTTTCATGTTCTTTTCACAAGGATGCTTTGGGACAGGATAAACATGGTCCTATGAATTAAGTAGGATGGTAAGTTCTGCTTTTGACGCTTTTGAGTTTTCGGAAAAAGGAAATGTCACTTGAGTGTTTATCTACAATTTATTAGCATTTGTGAGAAAGCAGCCTTAATCTACAGGGCCTTTGACCTTTGGTTTCTGTGTTGTATAATCAAGCATTACCCTTAGGGAAGCAAATTGCAGGGAGATTTCCAACTGCATGATTGCCGGCAGACCTTTTTTTGAGAATTTTTCCTTATGGActtctgagggtttaggttgtgtTTGCATCTTAGGATCTGTAGTGAACTGTACAGCTTTGTAATATTGATCACAAAATAGGGCATTAAAAATATGATTTGACAGCACAAACTCTTGGTAGACTGAAAGTATCATTGTTTTTCTGGTTCCTGTTCTATAATGTTACCCTGATTTCTTGTTGTACTTTAGAGGAACTGAAAATGTGATTTCACAATATTGACACGCAGACATTAATTCCTGTCATGTGGCATGGAAACTGAAAAAGCTTATTTTATTTAGTTGACTTATTGACCTATTGCGTAGTTACTAAAAAGTCTGTTCAGCTATTCATGAGATATTCTTAAGATTCATGCAGTCAGGGATTGGCACACCTATCAACCGGGATGAccaaggcttttttttttttttcctgtgaATTTTATCTTCCAGAGCTGCTAACAATCCATTCAAAACTTCAAAAAATGGTTGAagagttaaagatcctgtaaagtaaattccatgttttgcttctaagtacattatatacgtgtgaaattagttcctgaaagcatgtgcaaagcgctaaaactttgtcgcactgaaatgtggagttagaccgaagaacagtttctcttccgttttcagatcaggttttaatgggcggagccaaaaaatgccatatctacgtcatttcgccctatctacgccagatcactgaatggctcctcctgctgtactgttattgtagcctacatcagctagctagctagcttcaggatgtctcccaccacccgcaactgcatattccctggatgcaagaactccagctgcgctgcaacgccatttaagttccctgttgataatgaaaggaaaaataggtggatagattttgtgaagagctacactcatggaaagcttcggataaactccaacagccgcctctgcgccactgaccatttcacggcggacagttttaacatggaccagagacagacggggttcaccaacacacggcttctcttgcagcgcggagccgtaccgagcatcgccgccccggccgttcatcctccggtcgcacctggacaatccaccgccgcctgcagttcatcactcagttctgtgtggttgttataattatactagataacttttccagaggtatctcggctataattagtgcaaaccgctaacttgatattaggttactcggtgtagaatgatggtattttggtgaaatggtagctaatgtgctagaagtagttggagagctcactgtctgctgtctgctgtaaatgtttactcttgtgttacagctcaggggaatatttcatttatatgcatctgtatgtttcactcattgaacaaatacattctaattctatactgttttgttcggcttgacgtagcgtccattaggttcgtaggtagcttacttgagagaggcggcgccttccagcgagggggccgagcttcagctccttcaggcgacacgacccccccagtctcgaacagagaagactgctgattttcttacgatttcaaagcctgatttaatatacttgtctgtgttttttttttcattcgaatttggatgggtagttaataacacattattctgtggtgtggtgaacttgaaactcgtttttaattccactttacaggatctttaaggcttGTTATTATGGGATAAAATGGTACGTTTTTCACCACTGCAGTTGTCTGCATAAAAGCACAAACCATGTCTGCATAAAAGCACTTACCAGCTGGTCCCTCAGGTCCTTGGTCTCCAGGGGAACCATCTTGGCCTGAACGTGTTGA
The DNA window shown above is from Osmerus eperlanus chromosome 3, fOsmEpe2.1, whole genome shotgun sequence and carries:
- the marco gene encoding macrophage receptor MARCO isoform X2; the encoded protein is MDTFVDGAEGLVSSFSQSNPLYDKDMKLSRSDIYSFQSNDIKPAKPKQCCLNFVVVYLILLTGLNAFLLYKVFTLESGSHMASDKLTSSDHIPLGGEQDDLSMMVRNTSLETRSMKGQLGTLKTQVDSLCGEEGQLGKLKAELGIVNASTHLLQDKLETLSRKAGPPGPSGPKGESGMAGEPGPMGAPGEAGPSGLRGEKGEKGEAGQSGPRGEIGLTGKPGEQGPTGQPGQDGSPGDQGPEGPAGPVGPKGSQGHPGFPGAQGPGSKGEKGDPGSPGSLGEPGKDGPKGDKGDDGGVGATGLPGIPGLKGDSGRSGIPGARGPPGPIGPSGFNGTNGLRGFPGLAGNPGAAGPRGEKGERAEIVRIVGGGPRGRVEVLNMGVWGTVCDDGFDTLDGTVICKMLGYHRASAVYTANPGVGKIWLDDLRCRGTETSVFDCPHNGMGVNNCDHQEDAGVTCI
- the marco gene encoding macrophage receptor MARCO isoform X3, translated to MDTFVDGAEGLVSSFSQSNPLYDKDMKLSRSDIYSFQSNDIKPAKPKQCCLNFVVVYLILLTGLNAFLLYKVFTLESGSHMASDKLTSSDHIPLGGEQDDLSMMVRNTSLETRSMKGQLGTLKTQVDSLCGEEGQLGKLKAELGIVNASTHLLQDKLETLSRKAGPPGPSGPKGESGMAGEPGPMGAPGEAGPSGLRGEKGEKGEAGQSGPRGEIGLTGKPGEQGPTGQPGQDGSPGDQGPEGPAGPVGPKGSQGHPGFPGAQGPGSKGEKGDPGSPGSLGEPGKDGPKGDKGDDGGVGATGLPGIPGLKGDSGRSGIPGARGPPGPIGPSGFNGTNGFPGLAGNPGAAGPRGEKGERADTEIVRIVGGGPRGRVEVLNMGVWGTVCDDGFDTLDGTVICKMLGYHRASAVYTANPGVGKIWLDDLRCRGTETSVFDCPHNGMGVNNCDHQEDAGVTCI
- the marco gene encoding macrophage receptor MARCO isoform X1 — protein: MDTFVDGAEGLVSSFSQSNPLYDKDMKLSRSDIYSFQSNDIKPAKPKQCCLNFVVVYLILLTGLNAFLLYKVFTLESGSHMASDKLTSSDHIPLGGEQDDLSMMVRNTSLETRSMKGQLGTLKTQVDSLCGEEGQLGKLKAELGIVNASTHLLQDKLETLSRKAGPPGPSGPKGESGMAGEPGPMGAPGEAGPSGLRGEKGEKGEAGQSGPRGEIGLTGKPGEQGPTGQPGQDGSPGDQGPEGPAGPVGPKGSQGHPGFPGAQGPGSKGEKGDPGSPGSLGEPGKDGPKGDKGDDGGVGATGLPGIPGLKGDSGRSGIPGARGPPGPIGPSGFNGTNGLRGFPGLAGNPGAAGPRGEKGERADTEIVRIVGGGPRGRVEVLNMGVWGTVCDDGFDTLDGTVICKMLGYHRASAVYTANPGVGKIWLDDLRCRGTETSVFDCPHNGMGVNNCDHQEDAGVTCI